The Prionailurus viverrinus isolate Anna chromosome B2, UM_Priviv_1.0, whole genome shotgun sequence genome contains the following window.
ACAGTGAGACGAACACACTCACATGTTAAATTCGGTTCCGAGAAGGAGCCTCCCTGGTAGGACAGACCCGGGACGATCTGCCATTTTCTACTGCCTGACGTCACCCGTGTCCACCTTAAGTATGACAGAGGCCATGGGGTGGCCCGGGGACAAGCGTGGGCCATCTGTCTGCGTGGGCAGTGCAGGTGCGGCTCCAGGCAGGGTGACAGGTGTGGGCCTGGTTGCGAAGCCGAGCCTGTGTCTCAGCATCCTGGGGAGTCTGTTTTGGGGACCACACTACCAGCTttggcagagagtgagagacaagGCAGTTAGGGAGGAGCTTGTCACCATCATGAGCTCCAGGATTGGGGCATAATTTAGAAGTATGACATGGGACGATGCAGCTGTTGCAggagccagggctgggctggggtggcaccccctccaccccccagtgTCGGGTGGGGACCGCGGTTTGGGGTCTCCCCCTGTGCGTTTCTCCCATGAGGCGTTATGTACAGTGACTTCCCAGAGCAGGGAAGCAAAGTGAGTTTCAGAAGCATGTAGACATTCCGACTTGAGAAGAAAGTTCCAGAGGCAATTTCGACTCGCTTAGTAGGAACGTGTTTCTTAGGATAAACTAGGGAGCCGCGTGATCTTGGACATAAGGCACCGTCTGCGCAGACGAGGCAGAATTTTATGAAATGGAGAACCTTCCGCGCCAGGCAGGGCCCGGCACAGAGCACAGGAAGGTGCACGCCCAGAGCCCGGCCCAGCAGCCCCATGTCCCCACTTTCCCGAGTCCCTTACGAGTCTGTGCAAGTGGGAAGAAAGCAGACTTGGTGCGTTCGGGGGCTGAAGCAGACAGACAGCAGGCGACTCACCGAGAGCGGGCAGCGTGGGAACCCACGAGGGCGGCTTCCCCCGGTGGGGGCCGCCCGCGGCTGTGTGTTTCCAGGCCGGCCGTGCCGTCTGCGTCGTCGTGGGCGCAAAGAGCCTCTGGCTCGCCGATCCGAGGTCCGATCGCGCACAATAGCCGCGGGAAACACGGTAGGCCGCAGATAGGAGACGTTCGCTGTGGGTGCGCCGGAGTCGGGGTCCCCACCTTTGTAGCGCAGCCCGGGCATTTCCTCACTCCGGAGCCCCAGGAGCCGGTCGTCACGGCTCTGCCCGCGGGGGGCGGGTGGCCGGCCGGCCTCAGCAGTAGGAGTCGTTGGTGTCACCCGGGGCCTCGCCCTCCCTCCCTCGGCCTCTGAGGGTGTTGAAGACCCTGCGGGAGGAGCGTCTGAACTCGGGGTTGGAGGAGCAGTACACCGCTGGGTTCAGCACGCTCTGCAGGTACGTGAGGCCGTTGCTCACGTCGGACACGTGCACCATCGCTCCCAGGACCCTGCAGCCACCCGCCCCTCGGGAGACGGCCACCGGGACCCGGGCCAGGAAGCTGGGCAGGAAGCAGGCCGCGAAGAGGACGACGACCACGGTCACCAACGCCCGGGCCCTCTGCAGCTGGGGCTGCCGGTCCGGGTCTCGGAGTCGCCCCCAGAGGGTCCTGACGATCCTGGCGTTGCAGAACAGGATGAGGCCAAGGGGGGAACGAACTGTGCCGAGAACAGGGCTTCCTGCCGGAGGCCGCTGAGGGAGAGCTGCCCCCGGGGATCCAGGCCGAGGCACTCGGCCTCCGACACCAGCAGGCTCCGGTGGCTGAGGCCGAGCAGCAGGAGCCAGACGCAGCCCGAGACCCCCCAGGCCGCCCGCGGGGACAGCAGGTTGACCCTGAGCCGGGGGTGGACCACTCGGAAGTAGCAGTCCACGGCCACGGCCGTGAGGAAGGCGACGCCCGCCCCGCGGCTCAGCACCTGTAGGAACAGGAGGCCACGGCAGGACGCGTGTCCCAGGGGCCACGTCTTGGGACGCAGG
Protein-coding sequences here:
- the GPR31 gene encoding LOW QUALITY PROTEIN: 12-(S)-hydroxy-5,8,10,14-eicosatetraenoic acid receptor (The sequence of the model RefSeq protein was modified relative to this genomic sequence to represent the inferred CDS: inserted 3 bases in 2 codons) gives rise to the protein MPAANCSRHSDAVEGTVAVLLALECGLGPLGNVXWPFAFRLKACQPDAVYLLNLVAADLLLAVRLPLHAAFYLRPKTWPLGHASCRGLLFLQVLSRGAGVAFLTAVAVDCYFRVVHPRLRVNLLSPRAAWGVSGCVWLLLLGLSHRSLLVSEAECLGLDPRGQLSLSGLRQEALFSAQFVXPLGLILFCNARIVRTLWGRLRDPDRQPQLQRARALVTVVVVLFAACFLPSFLARVPVAVSRGAGGCRVLGAMVHVSDVSNGLTYLQSVLNPAVYCSSNPEFRRSSRRVFNTLRGRGREGEAPGDTNDSYC